TACCGGGTTCTGCTCCAGCAGTTCGGCGTAGTTGACGGAGGACAGACCGCCCGGGTAACCCGAGTGGCGGTAGGCACGCTTCTGTTCGAGCTTGGCGCCGGTCAGGGCAACCTTCTCGGCGTTGATGATGATGACGAAATCGCCCATGTCCATGTGGGGAGCAAAGGTCGGCTTGTGCTTTCCGCGCAGCAGTGTTGCGGTCTGGCTGGCAAGACGGCCTAGGACAACGTCGGTGGCGTCAATGACGTGCCACTGGCGGTTGATGTCGCCGGGCTTCGGGGTGTACGTACGCACGGTGTTTGCCTTCGTTTCTTCTTCTTAGGTGGCGCGCCGCCCATGGATGCCATGGACAGTGCAGCTTCTCTATGCGTTACCGGATGGTCAGGTGAGGACTGAATTAACCAGTGGTCCTGAGATCTCGGCTATTTCCCCGGGGCCAGGTGGCTCTGCAACTGAGCCGCTCCCGTGGGCATAGGCCTATCGAGGTAGGACACGCACAACGACTATAAACAATAGCCTGCTTGAGTAGTCAGGTCAAAAGCTGTCCCCGCGTTATGGCTCCAGCGCCGGATATTGGTTTTGCCCCTATTTTAGGACCGCAACCGCAGAATCGGCTATTCGCGCTGTGCCCGGGTCAGCTCGGCACGCCGGGCCAGATCGGAGTCTGCCGGATAGCGGACCTCCTCCAGCACCAGCGGGTGCGGCGGGGCCAGGAGTGACTTCGAGTCGCGGATCCGCGCGAACAGGCGTTCGGCAAGCCACTGGGGGCGCCGCTCCCCCGACCCCACCAGCAGTGAGCCGCCCACCAGCGAGCGGACCATGTTGTGGCAGAAGGCATCAGCCTGGATGTGGGTGGTGATAACTCCGTCACAGCCCCGGTGGAAGCTGAATTCCAGGAGTTCCCGGGTGGTGGTGGAACCGGTCCGCGGTTTGCAGAAGGAGAGGAAGTCCCGGATACCCAGCACGCCGGCGGCGGCTTCGTTCATCCGGTCAATGTCCAGGGGCGCCTTGAACCAGAGTGTGGTGTGCCGGGACAGCGGATCCCGGGTTTCGGGCAGGTCGCAGATGCGGTAGCTGTAGCGCCGCCAGAGGGCCGAAAAACGGGCATCGAAGCCCGCGGGGGCAGGGACGGCCGACAGCACTTCCACGGCTCCGCCCAGGGCATCCACGGCGCGTCGCTGGAGGCCTGCTTCCCGCGCCGGCATGGTCAGCTCCTTGTTCAGCACCCCGTGCAGCCTGCGCCGCAGGGAGACTCCCGGGTCCATGTCCCGCCCCCTGGCCAGCTCGTGCCATTCGGACGCGGTGAGGTCGAAGTGCACCACCTGGCCGCGGGCGTGGACGCCGGCGTCGGTCCGCCCCGCCACTGTTGTCCGGACCGGACGGCGCAGCAGGACTGCCAGCCCGTCCTCGACCAGGCCCTGGACGGTCCGCAGGCCGGGCTGGGCGGCCCAGCCGGAGAAGGGAGCACCGTCATAGGCGAGGTCCATCCGGACGCGGAAAGGCCCGCCATCCATTTCGGGGACGGCGGGCCTTTCAATAGTCATAGCACCCATATTAAGGGCACCGGGACTTCAGCGAAGAATTACTTCTTCTCTTCGGTCGCTTCGACAGCCTCGTCAGCGGAGTCGGCAGACTCAGCCGAATCGGCGGACTCAGCGGAATCGGCGGATTCAGCCGACTCAGCGGAATCTGCAGACTCAACGGCAGGCGCCGGAGCGGCTGCAGCGGCAGCGGTGCTGGCCTCGGCCACAACCGACTGCTTGGCAGAAAGCGGTTCCAGGACCAGCTCGATGACAGCCATGGGAGCGTTGTCGCCCTTGCGGTTGCCGATCTTGGTGATACGGGTGTAGCCGCCGTCGCGCTTCTCGACTGCCGGAGCAATGTCGGTGAAGAGCTCGTGGACGATGCCCTTGTCGGAGATCAGGGCCAGGACGCGACGGCGCGAGGACAGGTCCCCGCGCTTTGCGAACGTGATCAGGCGCTCTGCGTAGGGACGCAGACGCTTGGCCTTGGTCACCGTGGTGGTGATCTGCTTGTGCTCGAACAGCTGCGCGGCAAGGTTGGCCAGCATCAGTCGCTGGTGTGCCGGGCTGCCTCCGAGGCGCTTACCCTTGGTGGGTGTAGGCATTACTTTTTCTCCTCAAACGGTGCCGTGCGGTGCTCAATGGCCCGAACGGCAAGAATTTGCTTCAGTTAGAGCTCGTCGTCCGAGTACTCGGACTCGTCCTCTTCAATAGCTGCGGCACGGGCGGCCAGGTCAAACCCGGGAGGGGAATCCTTCAGGGACAGACCCAGTTCAACCAGCTTTGCCTTCACCTCGTCGATGGACTTCGCGCCGAAGTTGCGGATGTCCATCAGGTCAGCCTCGGAGCGGGCTACGAGTTCACCCACGGTGTGGATGCCTTCGCGCTTGAGGCAGTTGTACGAACGCACGGTCAGCTCGAGGTCTTCGATCGGCAGGGCCATGTCGGCTGCCAGTGCGGCATCCGTGGGGCTCGGACCGATTTCGATACCTTCAGCGGCGGTGTTGAGTTCACGTGCCAGGCCGAACAGCTCAACCAAGGTGGTACCGGCAGAGGCGACAGCGTCGCGCGGTGCAATGGCATCCTTGGTTTCAACGTCAACGATCAGGCGATCGAAGTCGGTGCGCTGCTCAACACGGGTGGCTTCCACGCGGAAGGTCACCTTCAGAACCGGCGAGTAAATGGAGTCAACCGGGATACGGCCGATTTCCTGGTCACCGGACTTGTTCTGGCTGGCCGACACGTAGCCGCGGCCGCGCTCGATGGTCAGTTCGAGTTCGAACTTGCCCTTCGAGTTCAGCGTGGCGATGTGCAGGTCGGGGTTGTGGAACTCCACGCCGGCCGGCGGAGCGATGTCCGCGGCCGTAACCACGCCGGGGCCCTGCTTGCGCAGGTAAGCCACAACGGGTTCGTCGTGCTCGGAGGAAACCGAGAGGTTCTTGACGTTCAGGATGATCTCAGTGACATCTTCCTTGACGCCGGGAACCGTCGTGAACTCGTGCAGCACGCCCTCGATGCGGATGCTGGTTACAGCGGCACCGGGAATGGAGGACAGCAGGGTACGACGGAGGGAGTTACCAAGGGTGTAACCGAAACCCGGCTCCAGGGGTTCAATGATGAACCGTGAGCGGTTGTCGGCTACGACTTCTTCAGTGAGGGTGGGGCGCTGTGCAATGAGCACTTGCATTTCCTTTCAGCGAGCATCCGCTATATGACGCAACACAAATGGTGGAAACGACGACGACGGGTCTTCCGCGGGCGTCTTGGACGGCTAACAGCCAGCCCGGGACCGGCGCCCTCCGGCGGGCAACCCACTTGGAAAAGTGGGCTGCCCGCCGGGGAAACCGGAACCGCAGTGCTGCTTATACGCGGCGGCGCTTCGGGGGACGGCAACCGTTGTGTGCGCTCGGGGTGACGTCCTGAATGGAGCCAACCTCCAGGCCGGTGGCCTGCAGCGAACGGATGGCGGTCTCGCGACCGGAGCCCGGACCCTTCACGAAGACGTCGACCTTGCGGACGCCGTGCTCCTGTGCGCGCTTTGCGGCTGCTTCAGCAGCCATCTGAGCAGCGAACGGGGTGGACTTACGGGAGCCCTTGAAGCCAACCTCACCGGCGGAAGCCCATGAGATAACAGCACCGGACGGGTCCGTGATGGACACGATGGTGTTGTTGAAGGTGCTCTTGATATGCGCCTGGCCGAGCGCGATATTCTTCTTATCCTTGCGACGCGGTTTGCGGACCGCTCCACGAGTCTTGGGGGGCATTACTTCTCCTACAAAGAGTTTGGTTTAGGTGGCCCGGATTCGGGCCGTGGCCGAAAGACCGCTTATTTAGCGGCCGGCCTTCTTCTTACCGGCAACGGTGCGCTTCGGGCCCTTGCGGGTACGAGCGTTGGTCTTCGTGCGCTGACCGTGGACGGGCATGCCGCGGCGGTGCCGGATGCCCTGGTAGCTGCCGATTTCAACCTTGCGGCGGATGTCGGCGGCCACCTCACGGCGGAGGTCACCCTCAACCTTGAAGTTGCCCTCGATGTAGTCACGCAGCTGAACGAGTTCAGCGTCGGTGAGGTCCTTGACGCGAGTTTCCGGGCTGATGCCGGTCTCTACAAGGGTCTGCTCTGCACGGGTCTTGCCCACGCCGTAGATGTAGGTAAGCGCAATCACTACCCGCTTTTCGCGGGGAATGTCAACGCCAGCGAGACGTGCCATATCGGCGGTTCTCCTTTGGTTATTACCGGAGGTCTGAAGCAGTGCGTCCCTGTTGCCAGGTCCCCGGCCTCCGTACCGGGGGTATGCGTCACGCGTATAGACGCTGCACTGCCATATTCAATTAACTACGCGTGGGCTGATCCCTGAAATCAGGGGCCCTCTTACCGTTGCCCTTTCGGACTCCGGAGCTAGAGAAGCAGATTAGCCCTGGCGCTGCTTGTGGCGCGGGTTCTCGCAGATCACCATGACTCGACCGTTACGGCGAATCACCTTGCACTTATCGCAGATCTGCTTGACGCTCGGCTGGACCTTCATGGTTTTCCTTTGCGTGGTTGCAGGGTTGAGCTTGAACGGTCAGTGAACCGGCTGTGCGGTGCGCTGTCCGTCTTTGCAGCGGTTTATTTGTAGCGGTAGACGATGCGACCCCGGGTGAGGTCGTACGGGCTAAGTTCCACCACAACGCGGTCTCCAGGGAGGATGCGAATGTAGTGTTGACGCATCTTTCCCGAGATGTGTGCGAGCACAATGTGGCCGTTGGCCAGCTCAACGCGGAACATCGCGTTGGGCAGGGCTTCGTTTACCGAGCCCTCGATCTCAATGACGCCGTCTTTCTTGGCCATATCCTCCGCTAACGTCTGTGTCACCGGCTTGACGCCGGCAACGGTTTTTCGAATGTGGCCGTCATCCCGGCCCAGCCAACCGCATCGGCGCACAAAGCATCGAAAGCGGTCAATCCGGGCACGAATGTAGAGACAACCAACAGATAACTCTACGGGAAGACCCCCCATAAGTTAAATCGCTCCGGCTGTCCAGTTCCCTCCCCGGGTGTTTCCCCACGCCGCCAACGCGCCGGGACGGTTGGTGATGATCCCGTCCACCCCCGAATCGAAGGCTTCCAGCCACTGTGCCGGGCGGTCCAGGGTCCACGGATAGACGGACAGCCCGTCGGCGCGCAGCCGCTCCAGCAGGTCCGGACGCTCCGCCAGGAACCGCCCGCCGGGATTACACGCTGCAGCGTCCACCCGGAAGAGGAACCGCTGCAGTGCCGTCTCGCCATGCCTGCCCGACGGTGCTTGGCCGACGAGCAGACCCCGCCGGAATTCCGGGGCCGCCAGGGCAAGGGCTCCTACGGTTCGCCGCGAAAAGGCCTGCACGAGCATCCGGCCTTCCAGTCCCGCCGCCCACAGGGCGTCGGCCACGGGCTCCACCTGACGGGGGCTCCACTCTCCCTTGAACTCGAGTACCAATCCCAGTTGCTGCCAGTCGGAGAGGAACGTCAGAAGGTCCCCAAGCGTCGGCACCGGCACTCCCCTGTGGTTTTTGGAAAACCAGGCACCGGCATCCGCCATTGCAAGCCGGGCAGCTGAGGTGCGTCCCACGCGCCCGCGCAGATTTGTCGTCCGGCCGAGTTTCGCGTCGTGCAGGAGAACCGCGGTTCCGTCGGCTGTGAGGCGAAGATCCGTTTCGATCATGGCGGCTCCGGCTGCTGCCGCCGCGGCAAATGCCGGAAGGGTGTTCTCCGGTGCCGCCGAACTGTATCCCCGGTGGGCGATCACTGCCGGCAGGTTGCTCAGTGATCGTGCCGCCGGGACTGCTGCTCTGTTCGTCGAGGCCATGACTTCACGCTAGGGTGCCGGATCGCTCGAAAGCCGGGAAAACACCACTCTTCACCGGCTGTCCGCCAAGGATTCCCCGTGACATCAGGTGCAGTTCATCCAGGCAGCCGGCGGAACCCCGGGCCCGGGCACGTGCCCGCCCCGACGTCGGGCCCTCTGTGCACCCGGCCCGTCTGCGCATCCGTCCCGAAAAAGCCGGCAGGCCCCGTTCCCTGAGGGAACGGGGCCTGCCGGTTTACTGCCTGCGGAGGATTCCCTAGGGAATCGGAACCGGGGTGACACCCAGCGGTTCCAGCCGGGAGGCACCGCCGTCGGGCGCCGTGAGCACCCAGATCCCCTTTTCATGGATCGCAACGGAGTGCTCCCACTGGCTGGAACGGCTGCCGTCTTCGGTGACAACTGTCCAGTCATCATCGAGCGTGCGGGTGAGGATCTTGCCGCGTACCAGCATCGGCTCGATGGCCAGGCACAGGCCCGGCCGCAGCTTCGGCCCGCGGTGTCCGGTGCGGTAGTTCAGGACGTCCGGCGCCTGGTGCATTTCGGTGCCGATGCCGTGGCCGACATAGTCCTCGAGGATTCCCAGCTTCTTGCCCGGGACGCTGCTGACATAGTCGTCCACGGCGTCGCCGATATCCCCCACGAACTTGCCTTTGGCAGCAGCGGCAATGCCGTGCCACATGGCGTTCTCGGTGACATCCGACAGCCGCTGGTCCTCCGGATCCGGAGTACCCACGATCACGGTACGCGCGGAGTCCGAGTGCCAGCCGTTCACCACTGCACCGCCGTCGATGGAAATGATGTCGCCGTCCTGCAGCACCCGGTCTCCCGGAATGCCGTGGACAACTTCCTCATTCACGGACGTGCAGACCGTGGCCGGGTAGTCGTAGTACCCCAGGAAGTTGGAGGTGGCTCCCGCTTCCTTGAGTACCCGGGCAAATACTGCATCGATCTCGCGTGTACTGACGCCGACGTCGGCGGCCTTGACCGCCGCGTCGAGCGCTGAGATCAATACAAGGCCGGCTTCGCGCATGATGCGCATCTGCTCGTTGGTTTTGTATTCGATTCGAGGCTGGCCGAACATGTGTCTTCTAACTTCCTAGCGGATAACTTTTTGCGCCGGACTTTCTTAGCGCAGGTCCTTCAGTGCTTCCATGACACGCTCGGTGACTTCGTCGATGCCGCCGAGGCCATCCACCCGGGTGACGATTCCGCGGTCCTCGTAGCGGGCGACGACGTCGGCCGTCTGCTGCGTGTAGAGGTTCAGGCGGTGCCGGATGACGTCTTCCGTGTCATCGCTGCGGCCCTCGAGTTCCGCACGCCGGAGCAGGCGGGCCACGAGTTCATCGTCGTCGGCGGTAAGCAGGAGCACCGCGTCAAGCTTCTGGCCGTTGCCGGCCAGGATGTCGTCGAGTTCCTCAACCTGCGCCACTGTGCGCGGGTAGCCGTCCAGCAGGAAGCCAGATTCGACGTCGCCGTCAGCCAGCCGGCTGCGGACCATGGCGTTGGTGACGGTATCCGGAACGAAGTTGCCGGCGTCGATGTACTTCTTCGCCTCCACGCCCAGGGGCGTTTCCTCTTTCACGTTCGAACGGAAAATGTCGCCGGTTGATATTGCCGTGACACCGAGCCGGTCCGAGATCCGAGCGGCCTGAGTTCCTTTACCGGCGCCGGGAGGCCCGATAATGAGCATTCTTGTCATCGCAATAACCCTTCGTAGTGACGTTGCTGGAGCTGCGCGTCAATTTGCTTAACCGTTTCCAGTCCCACACCAACCATGATGAGGATTGACGTTCCGCCGAACGGGAAGTTCTGGTTAGCTCCAACCAACACCAGAGCAATCAGCGGGATCAGGGCGACAAAGCCCAGGTAAAGGGCGCCGGGCAGCGTGATCCGGGAGAGCACGTACTGCAGGTATTCGGCGGTGGGGCGGCCGGCCCGGATGCCGGGAATGAAGCCGCCGTACTTCTTCATGTTCTCCGAGACCTCGTCCGGGTTGAACGTGATGGAGACGTAGAAGTAGGTGAAGAAGACGATCAGCAGGAAGTACACCAGCATGTACAGCGGGTGGTCGCCGCTGACGAGGTAGTTGTTGATCCAGACCACCCATCCCGGCGGCGTGCCCTGCGAGGGAGTATTGAACTGCGCCA
This genomic stretch from Arthrobacter sp. zg-Y1110 harbors:
- a CDS encoding adenylate kinase; the encoded protein is MTRMLIIGPPGAGKGTQAARISDRLGVTAISTGDIFRSNVKEETPLGVEAKKYIDAGNFVPDTVTNAMVRSRLADGDVESGFLLDGYPRTVAQVEELDDILAGNGQKLDAVLLLTADDDELVARLLRRAELEGRSDDTEDVIRHRLNLYTQQTADVVARYEDRGIVTRVDGLGGIDEVTERVMEALKDLR
- the rplQ gene encoding 50S ribosomal protein L17; this translates as MPTPTKGKRLGGSPAHQRLMLANLAAQLFEHKQITTTVTKAKRLRPYAERLITFAKRGDLSSRRRVLALISDKGIVHELFTDIAPAVEKRDGGYTRITKIGNRKGDNAPMAVIELVLEPLSAKQSVVAEASTAAAAAAPAPAVESADSAESAESADSAESADSAESADSADEAVEATEEKK
- the rplM gene encoding 50S ribosomal protein L13, yielding MRTYTPKPGDINRQWHVIDATDVVLGRLASQTATLLRGKHKPTFAPHMDMGDFVIIINAEKVALTGAKLEQKRAYRHSGYPGGLSSVNYAELLEQNPVRAVEKAIRGMLPKNSLAADQISKLKVYRGAEHPHAAQQPKTYEINQVAQ
- a CDS encoding glycerophosphodiester phosphodiesterase family protein, encoding MASTNRAAVPAARSLSNLPAVIAHRGYSSAAPENTLPAFAAAAAAGAAMIETDLRLTADGTAVLLHDAKLGRTTNLRGRVGRTSAARLAMADAGAWFSKNHRGVPVPTLGDLLTFLSDWQQLGLVLEFKGEWSPRQVEPVADALWAAGLEGRMLVQAFSRRTVGALALAAPEFRRGLLVGQAPSGRHGETALQRFLFRVDAAACNPGGRFLAERPDLLERLRADGLSVYPWTLDRPAQWLEAFDSGVDGIITNRPGALAAWGNTRGGNWTAGAI
- the rpsM gene encoding 30S ribosomal protein S13, which translates into the protein MARLAGVDIPREKRVVIALTYIYGVGKTRAEQTLVETGISPETRVKDLTDAELVQLRDYIEGNFKVEGDLRREVAADIRRKVEIGSYQGIRHRRGMPVHGQRTKTNARTRKGPKRTVAGKKKAGR
- the rpsK gene encoding 30S ribosomal protein S11 yields the protein MPPKTRGAVRKPRRKDKKNIALGQAHIKSTFNNTIVSITDPSGAVISWASAGEVGFKGSRKSTPFAAQMAAEAAAKRAQEHGVRKVDVFVKGPGSGRETAIRSLQATGLEVGSIQDVTPSAHNGCRPPKRRRV
- the infA gene encoding translation initiation factor IF-1 translates to MAKKDGVIEIEGSVNEALPNAMFRVELANGHIVLAHISGKMRQHYIRILPGDRVVVELSPYDLTRGRIVYRYK
- the rpmJ gene encoding 50S ribosomal protein L36 → MKVQPSVKQICDKCKVIRRNGRVMVICENPRHKQRQG
- the map gene encoding type I methionyl aminopeptidase, translated to MFGQPRIEYKTNEQMRIMREAGLVLISALDAAVKAADVGVSTREIDAVFARVLKEAGATSNFLGYYDYPATVCTSVNEEVVHGIPGDRVLQDGDIISIDGGAVVNGWHSDSARTVIVGTPDPEDQRLSDVTENAMWHGIAAAAKGKFVGDIGDAVDDYVSSVPGKKLGILEDYVGHGIGTEMHQAPDVLNYRTGHRGPKLRPGLCLAIEPMLVRGKILTRTLDDDWTVVTEDGSRSSQWEHSVAIHEKGIWVLTAPDGGASRLEPLGVTPVPIP
- a CDS encoding tRNA pseudouridine(38-40) synthase TruA, whose amino-acid sequence is MTIERPAVPEMDGGPFRVRMDLAYDGAPFSGWAAQPGLRTVQGLVEDGLAVLLRRPVRTTVAGRTDAGVHARGQVVHFDLTASEWHELARGRDMDPGVSLRRRLHGVLNKELTMPAREAGLQRRAVDALGGAVEVLSAVPAPAGFDARFSALWRRYSYRICDLPETRDPLSRHTTLWFKAPLDIDRMNEAAAGVLGIRDFLSFCKPRTGSTTTRELLEFSFHRGCDGVITTHIQADAFCHNMVRSLVGGSLLVGSGERRPQWLAERLFARIRDSKSLLAPPHPLVLEEVRYPADSDLARRAELTRAQRE
- a CDS encoding DNA-directed RNA polymerase subunit alpha, whose protein sequence is MLIAQRPTLTEEVVADNRSRFIIEPLEPGFGYTLGNSLRRTLLSSIPGAAVTSIRIEGVLHEFTTVPGVKEDVTEIILNVKNLSVSSEHDEPVVAYLRKQGPGVVTAADIAPPAGVEFHNPDLHIATLNSKGKFELELTIERGRGYVSASQNKSGDQEIGRIPVDSIYSPVLKVTFRVEATRVEQRTDFDRLIVDVETKDAIAPRDAVASAGTTLVELFGLARELNTAAEGIEIGPSPTDAALAADMALPIEDLELTVRSYNCLKREGIHTVGELVARSEADLMDIRNFGAKSIDEVKAKLVELGLSLKDSPPGFDLAARAAAIEEDESEYSDDEL